The Candidatus Omnitrophota bacterium genome contains the following window.
ATTCTTCTATGGCCTTTAGGCGTTTTTTGGCATCTTCGTTTAAATCTGTAACACCTGATACAAGAAAATAGGCATATGCCTGTCTGTTGAACCTGCCTACCCTGCCGCGCAGCTGGTGTAAGTCAGAAAGGCCGAAATTTTCAGCATTATCCAGAATAAGTGTATTTGCATTAGGTATGTCTATCCCAGATTCAATAATCGTTGTTGATATAAGGCAATCTATTTTATGCTTTAGGAATAAAAGCGTTACCTGCTCTAGGTCACGCGAAGCCATCCTGCCGTGAGCCACACCAAGACGCACCTTTTCCTTTAAGATTGATTTTAATCTAAGATATAGCTTTTGGATATCCTCAATACGGTTATGGACAAAATAAATCTGACCACCTCGTTTTACCTCTCTAGTTATTGCCTGAGTTATAATACGCTCATCATATTCAGCTACAGCAGTTTTTACAGCTAGTCTCATCTTAGGAGGTGTATTTATCGCAGATATATCTTTTAATCCTGTAAGCGACATATAAAGTGTGCGAGGAATAGGTGTTGCTGTGAGAGTTAAAATATCAGCAAGTAACCTAATCCTTTTTAATTTTTCCTTTGCCCTTACTCCAAAACGCTGTTCTTCATCGATTATAATCAAACCTAGGTCCTTAAAATCAATATCGGAGCTGAGCATGCGGTGTGTACCAATCAATATATCAATCTTGCCTTTTTTGACAGATTCAATAATCTCAAGATTCTCTTTTTTTGTATTGAATCGCGATATCATTGCCACATTGATCGGGAAATAAGAGTGCCTCTTGCTAAAATTGTAATAGTGCTGGGTGGCTAAAATAGTCGTTGGAACCAAAATAGCTACTTGCTTATTATCCATGACTGCCTTAAAGGCAGCACGCATCGCAACTTCAGTCTTTCCATAACCAACATCTCCACAGAGCAACCTATCCATAGGCCTATCAGATTCCATGTCCTTTTTTACATCATCTAGGGCCTTTCTCTGATCAGGTGTTTCAGTAAAAGAGAAACTGGCTTCAAACTCTCTCTGCCAATCAGTATCCTGAGAGAATCTAAAGCCACTTAAGGTAGATCGCGCAGCCTGTAGATTCAGCAAATCTAATGCTATGAACTTTACGGCCTTTTTGGTTCTCTCTTTGATCTTCTGCCAATCACCTGATCCAAGATTAGATAATTTAGGGCGAGCGCCTTCAAAGGCAACATAACGCGAAACAAGATGGATATCTGCCATCGGAACATAAAGCATATCCCCTCTGGAATAACGGATAGCTAAATGATCTTTCAGTTTTCCTTCATGCTCTAACTTTTTTATCCCAACAAATTTTCCAATACCATAGTAGGTATGAACAACGTAATCATCAAAAGATAAATCAAGGAAATTATCAACAGGGACTTCTTCGCCTCCGCTTGCGATATATACGCTATCTCCCCTTGCATTAGTAAGAGAACCCAAAGAGAAGTAAGACTTGCGCCTAAAGGCAAGTATAATAACCATTTGATGATCCCAGAGCATACGCTGACTTTGCACATCAAAACTTTTGATAGAGGCTATTTTGTCTATATCCAGCTCTATGCGCAGAGGGTATTCAAATGTAAAAGGAAAGATATCGATTATTGAGCCTCGATGACTAAAGTCTCCCTCCTCTTGAATCTTGGCTTGATGCGAATAGCCAAATTTCGAGAATTCATCCAGGAGTGCGCCTTTGGCAATCTCTTGATTAAGGTAGATCTTGAGTGTCTTAAACATATTTCCTAAAAATTGATTAAGAGTGAAATCTTTTTCGTGAAGCCCTTTTGCTCAAAATGAGCACTAAAGGAGAGGCAATAAATATTGTAGAATAGGTCCCGGATACGAAACCTACTAACAGGCAAAATGCAAAATTATTCAAAACTTCCCCGCCAAATAAAAAGAGCGAGACAACTACAATAAGCGTTAATACTGTTGTAAGAATAGTACGCGAAAGGGTTTGATTCACGCTTAGGTTTATGATTTCTTTCAAGGTAATCTTACGAGATGTCCTGGATACCTCGCGTATCCTGTCAAAAATAACAATAGTATCATTAATCGAATAACCTGCTATAGTCAAGAACGCAGTAACGATTAATAGATCAATAGAACGACCTGACATCACTGTCAAACCAAGGGCAATGAGAATATCATGCAAGAGAGCAATTATACCCGCAAAGGCAAAATCAAAGTGTCTAAATCTAAATCCTATATACAATAGGATCCCTGCCAAAGAGAATATGATCGCCTTGATTGCCTTTGATTTTAAAAGACCTCCTGCAAGCGGCCCGACCTTTTCTACTTTTACAATCTCGAATTGATTATCAGGAAAACTCTCTTTGAATTTTTCCGAAACTATCTCTAAGGATTCTTCTTTTGTGCGTACAGCAATCTGTTTTGGATTGCTTTTAAATTGCTGCAATATCGCATGGCCTAAATTTATTTCCTTTAAGCTTGAGCGTATGTTATCAATTGAAGGCACTTCCTTGAATCTATACTCCTGCAATTGACCGCCAGCAAAATCAATACCAAATGCCTCATTACCTTTCATCAGGAAAGAACCCAAACCAATCACTATAACTAATAAAGAAGATATAAAGAAAACTAAATGAATCTTTAGGAAATCTACATTTGTCTTTCGAAAGAGTTGAAGCATGGGTAAATTTTTAAGAATTCTAAATTTAAGCAATAATTCAAATATGGTTCTGGTTACTATCACAGCTGTAAACAAGCTGGCCAAAAGACCAATGCTCAAGGTTATGGCAAATCCACGTATGGGACCTGTTCCAAACAGAACAAGCAAGGTGGCGGCAATGATAGTAGTCACATTGGAATCTATTATTGCACCAAGCGCCTTCCTGTAACCATTTGCGATTGCCCCGGGCAGGCTTCTGCCTAATGCCAACTCCTCTTTGATGCGTTCATTAATAAGTACATTTGCATCAACCGCCATACCCAGAGTCAAAACTATACCTGCAATACCAGGCAATGTAAGCGTAAAGCCAAACATACTTAATCCCGCAAAAATTATAAGCAGATTAAGCAAAAGCGCTAAATTTGCAATAAGACCAGCAACCATGTAATAAACAAGCATGAACAAAAAGACAAAAACAGCTCCCATGATGGTTGCATTTATGCCTGCCTTAATTGAATCCTGTCCAAGAAGCGGACCTATTGTTCTTTCCTCTTCTATATATAAAGGTGCGGGTAAGGCTCCAACCCGCAGCACTATTGCCAAATCCTTCGCTTCGCTCTGGGTGAATCTTCCAGTAATTACAGCTTCGCCTGATGGAATTGCCTCATTGATTCTAGGAGCGGATTTAATTTTCCCATCTAAAATTATTGCTAGACGCCTACCAATATTCTTTTTCGTGATCTCAGCGAATTCTTTTGCACCTTTGGAATTGAATTGCAAAGAAACCATAGGTTCATTAAAACTCGTCTGATCAAAACGTACAGTGGCATCTACTAAACTCTCTCCAGTTAAAGATGCCTTTTTTTCGACCAAAATCGGTTCTTCATCAAGATACTTAAACTCAAAGCCATCCGGCACCTCTGAAGCAAGCGCCTTCTTTAGAAGATTAGGGTCATTATTTACTAATTTAAATTCCAATAAGGCAGTTTGACCAATCAAGTCTATTGCCCGACCCCGCTCTGTAATCCCAGGCAACTGAATAATGATTCCATTTTTACCTTGACGCTGAATTGTGGGCTCCTTAACACCAAATTCATCAATACGGTTGCGGATAACTTCAAGCGCCCTGTCTACAGCATCCTTCTTAGACTCTTGGCTCAACTTGCTATCATCGACACGCATGACAAGATGCATTCCGCCTTTGAGATCAAGGCCTAAATTAATCTTTTTCTCAAGTGGAAACGCCATAGCACTTGCCAGAACAACAACAATAATGATTATAATTACTCTTAAATTTAGATTTTTATACATAATAATCTCAATGCCTTCTTTAATTAGTCTGCCATCTTCTTAACTGAAGAGACAGCAGTCTTATCAACTTCTACCCTCACATTCTCATCTATACGCAGGATAAAAGTCTTCTCCTTTACGTTAACAATCGTACCGTGAATACCACCCGCTGTCACGACCTCATCATTTTTTCTTAAACGGCTTAGCATTTCACGATGTTTTTTCTGCTGAGACTGCTGGGGACGAATAATCAATAAGTAAAAAACACCCATAATCAAAATAAAAGGAATGAAACTAATAAATGTTGGGGGTTGCTGAGTTGGCATAATAATTCTCCTTTAATAGTCTCCGCTGTTTGAAATAAAACAGTAGAGGGAATTAAACTAACCTGCTATTGCTTCTCTTTCTTCGCTTTCTTAATCAGCGAGGCTACAGTATCACTCGCTACAGCACCGCACTTTAACCAGTAATCTGCCCTTGCTATATCAAGTTTCAGCAATACTGGCTTCTTAGCTGGATTATAGTAGCCTATTTCCTCGATAAATCTTCCATCCCGCGCTTTTCGCTGATCAGCAACCACAATCCTAAAATGATAATTCTTCTTCGAAGACTTGCCTGATTTCCTTAACCTAATCCTGACTGCCATAGAATCCTCCTATCCTATTTTTAACGCTTCTAACATTGCCTTTGCCTTATTAACAGTTTCCTGATATTCCTTTTTTGGCTTAGAATCAGCAACAATACCAGCGCCTGCCTGAACATAAGCCTTATTGCCTTTAATCAGAATTGTGCGAATCGTAATACATGTGTCAAGATTTCCCGCAAAACTAAAATAACCAACGCATCCAGCATAAGGACCTCTGCTGAGACCCTCCAACTCCTCAATAATCTCCATTGCCCTGACCTTGGGTGCGCCGGTAACAGTACCTGCAGGAAAACATGCTATAAGTAATTGAAATATATCGCATGTCTTTTTTAAGATTCCCTGAATACTTGATACAATATGCATTACATGTGAATAATACTCAATCTTCATAAACTCAGCTAGGTTAATGCTCTTAAATTTACAAACCCTGCCCAGATCGTTTCTTCCTAAATCCACAAGCATTGTATGCTCTGCCCTTTCTTTAGCATCAGCCAGTAATTCCTTTTTCAATCGTTCATCCTCTGCATCGCTTACTCCTCTAGGACGCGTCCCGGCAATTGGCCTTGTCTCTACCTTTCCTTGCTCATAACGAACCAGCATCTCGGGTGAAGAACCGACGAGAGAAAAATTCCCTAATTTTAAAAAAAACATATAAGGCGAAGGATTTATTGAACGGAGATTGCGATATAGTGAAAATGACTGTCCGCGAAAATCAACTGAGAACCTCTGGGATAAAACTACCTGAATAATATCCCCTTTTCTTATATAATCCTTGGCCTTGGTTACAGCCTGCAGAAAATCTTTTTCTTTTAAATTGGAAGTGATCTTGAATTTATTTTTGCTTTTTTTCAAAGATTCTTTTCTACCCTTGACAACTCTATTTTTTAGCCTGCGATGATTCCCTTCAATAACAGCCAGAGAATTCCTATAAGCCCTTTTTAATGCAGCGGGAGATTTATCTTTAGCAATATAGGCACAAGATACAATCTTTATTGTCCTTTGGATATGGTCAAAAATCAAAAGATCCTTAGCGAGCATAAGAGTAGAATCGGGTAACCTTAAATCGTCTTTATTTATCTTGGGCAATCTTTCAAAAAAACGCACACAGTCATAACCAATATAGCCGACAAGACCGCCGCAGAATCTTGGTAGGCCCGCTAAATCTACGATCTTAAAAGAACTCATAATTTTTTTTATCTCTTCCAGAGGGTGGGTTAGCGTTGTAAAAGTGCGGGTTTTCTTTTTGGCTCTATCGATTATCTTTATTCTTTTGCCTTTTGACTGAAAAACCATAATAGGCTGAGCTGCCAAAAATGAGAATCTGCCGATTTTCTCCTGTTCTTCAACTGATTCCAATAGAAACGAATAACTGCCATCTGCAATCTTAGAATAGGCGCTTACAGGTGTTTCTAGATCTGCTAGAATCTGTTTATACACCGGTATCAGATTTCCCTTTTTAGCTAACTTTAAGAATTCTTTTTCGCTTGGATAAATCATAATCTATTTGATCTTTCGATAAAAACAACTTCTGCTGCCTGTATGACATGCGACCCCAATCTGCCTGACCTTTATTAACAGGGTATCTTTATCACAGTCATAAAAAATTTGTTTAACAACTTGAAAATTTCCAGAGGTCTCTCCCTTGGTCCAGAATTTCTTTCTTGAACGTGACCAAAAACATGTCTTGGCATCTTTTAATGTTTTTGAAAGTGAGTCCTTATTCATATAAGCAAGCATCAAGACTTCTTTAGTTTTATAATCCTGGATAATAGCCGGGATTAATTTGTTCTTATCAAACTTCAACTTGAGATTTCTTGCACACTTTTGTAATGACTTAAGATTTTTCGTTTTTCTTTTTTTTGTCTTCATAATCTTACTGGAATGCCTCTTCTTTTTAAATATCTTTTTAAATTTGGAATACTTAGCTTTCGAAAATGAAATAGGCTTGCTGCCAAGGCTGCATCTGCTTTAGCCTTAATCAAGACATCAGCAAAGTCAGAAACCCTGCCAGCTCCGCCTGATGCAATGACTGGAATCGATAAGGCAGAAGTCATTTTTCTTGTCAGTTCTAAATCAAAACCTTCCTGAGTCCCGTCCGCATCCATACTCGTAAGCAATATCTCTCCTGCCCCTAACCTTTGAGCCTTCTTTGCCCAGGAAATTGCCTCTAACCTACGAGGCACTCTTCCGCCATGACTGTAAACCCTAAATATCTTTCCTTCACGCCTTGCGTCAATTGCAACTACAATGCATTGTGCGCCAAAACGACGCGAAGATTTCTTAATAAGTTGCGGATTCTCAATTGCTGCTGTATTAATGCTTATCTTATCTGCGCCGGCATTTAAGATTTCACGCATATCATTGATGTCTCGTATGCCGCCGCCAACAGTAAAAGGCATAAATACAGCCTCAGCTGTCCTTGCTACTACATCAAGTAGAATGTTTCTCTTTTGAAAGCTTGCGGTTATATCTAAGAAAACGAGCTCATCTGCACCTTCTTTCTCATAAATCTTTGCAATCTCAACAGGATCACCTGCATCTCTAAGATTTAAAAACTTCACTCCTTTTACAACGCGGCCATCCTTAACATCAAGACAAGGGATTATTCGTTTGGTCAACATATCTCTATCTAGCTTAGCGCTTGCCTAAAATCAAGTTTTCCTTCATAAAGGGCCTTGCCCACAATTGCTCCATAAAGAGAATTTAGTTCCTTAAGTCGCTTAATATCAGATAGAGTAGTAATACCTCCGGATGCAATCAAGTTTAAATTTGAGAAATTCCGCGCACAGGCTAAAACTACTTCAATTGCCGCAAAATCCGGCCCTGTCATTGTGCCATCGCGCGCAATACTAGTAAAATTAATAAACCTGATTCCATAATCATAGAATTTTTGCAAGATATCACCTAAATTCACCTCTTGTGATTTTAACCACCCAAAATTGGAGACATCCATAATTATTTCAGTAGTCCCATCCTTCTTCTCTCTGATGTTGATAAATTTTGCATCAATGCTTACGGCAATACGTTCACCTGCCATACCTTTAAAATTATCCAAAAATGAATAATCCGAGAATACCTTTGAGCCAAGCACTACACGCCTGGCCCCTGCATCTAAGAATTCATTAATTATAGCAACGTCCCTCAGGCCACCGCCTACCTCTACTTCAACAGAGGTCGCCTTTATTATTTTAACTAGCAGGTCTTTATTTATGGGTTTGCCTTCTAGGGCTCCGTTTAAATCCACGATGTGTATAAGCTGCGCCCCTTGATCTTGCCAATGCAAAGCAGCCTCCAGAGGATCCTGGCCATATTGAGACTCTTTAGAAAAATCCCCCTGATACAGCCTTACGACCTTGCCATCTTTGATATCTACTGCTGGAATAATTAACATTGCTTAAACCTACTTTAAAAAGTTACTTAAAATCTTAAGTCCTGTTTTTTGGCTCTTCTCAGGATGAAATTGAACGCCATAGATATTGCCCTTAGAAAGCACACTGCAGTAACTGCGGCCATAAAAAGTCCCGGCTGCAATTACGCGCTTGTCTTTTGGCTGACAATAAAAAGAGTGACAAAAATATACGAATGATTTATTCTTTATACCCTTAAATAGCTTACAGGTTCTGTCTCTTATCTCCAGCTGGTTCCAGCCGATTTGCGGCACCTTTAATCTATTTGAGAAACGCTTAACCTCACCTTCAACTATACCAAGACCTCTTACGCCGGGAGCCTCTTGACTCCTACTAAACAATAGTTGCATTCCCAGGCAGACCCCTAAGAAAGGAGTACCACAAGCTATCTTTTCCTTTAACAAATCGAATAATTTTAACTTTTTTAACTCCCTTACAGCATCAGCAAATGCCCCTACCCCAGGCAGAATAATCTTACTTGCAGCCAGAATTTTTTTTCTCTCTGCAGTAATAATTACATCTTTTTTAGTCAAAAGACAGGCCTTGAGCACAGAACGTAAGTTGCCCATCATATAATCAACGACTACAATCATAGATCTATCACGCCTTTTGTAGAAGGAATGCCTTTTCTGCGTTCATCAATGGTAGAAGCGCTATCTAGAGCAATAGCCAATGCCTTAAAAAGGGCCTCAAAATAGTGGTGAGAATCAGTTCCTTTACCAGCTGGATCATGAGGGATTCTAATGTGGAGGGTAATCTTTGCGTTGTTTACAAACTTATCCAAAAAGTCAAAAAATGCACCTTTTTTTAGATCAAGGTTGTCTTCATTAATAGGTGCAGGATCGCTTACCAATTTTGGTCTTCCGCAAATATCCACAGAAACATCAACTAATATCTCTTCCATTGGCACAGAACCAGTTCCAAACCGTCTAATAGAAAACGTATCACCTACAGCCTGCCTAAAGGCATTGCCTAAGGCAATGCCAATATCTTCCACTATGTGATGACTCAAATCACCTTTTGCCTTTAAATCCAAATCAAAAAAACCATGAAAAGCAAATTCGCTTAACATGTGATTTAAAGAGTCATAAGGGGTCTTGATATTCTGCTTGCCTTCACCATCTATAGTCAAGCTACCGCTTATGTCAACCTCATTAGTTTTTCTTTCAATTAAAGCTTGTCTTTTATTCATATTAAACCCCTTTGGTTTTTATATTTATTTAAAACGTACCTTAACAGACTCAATATGTTTAAGGAGTCCTTCTGCAGAACCAATTTTCTCCAAAGGCTCCTTAACTTTCTCTAGCGCCTTTTTCGAATACCAGATTACATGTGTAGACTTAAGAAAATCATAAAGCCCTAATCCTGAAAAAAAGCGTGCGCTTCCTCCTGTAGGCAAGACATGACTTGGTCCAGCAACATAATCTCCCACTGCAACTGGGCTATAGGGCCCTAAAAATACAGCGCCTGCATTTTTTATCTTTTTAAGGAGACGCCTGGGATTATTAGTGAGAATCTCTAAGTGCTCCGGCGCAACCTTATTAGCTATCTCTACTGCCTGCTCGAGATTTTTAGTAATAATTATATATCCAGACTGAACTTCTGCCTTTAGCTGACGAGCCAGACGCTTGGAATTAGTAATCAAAATTGCCAATCCTTCCGCATGTTCTCCTTGAGCCAAAAGATCTGCTTTTACAAATTCAAAGTTTGAATACCGATTAGCAATAATCAATAATTCTGTCGGACCAGCAAGCATATCTATATCGCAAATTCCAAAGACTTGTTTTTTTGCTTCCGTAACATATCTATTTCCCGGACCAACAATCTTATCTACGCGAGGAATAGTCTTTGTCCCAAAGGTCAAGGCAGCAATCGCCTGAGCACCGCCGACCTTATATATTTCATTTACTTTCAGAAGATCTGCTACCACAAGTATGTGTGGATCAACAAAGCCTAAATTATTAGGTGGGGTGACCAGCGCGATACGCTTTACTCCCGCAAGTTTTGCCGGAAGCACTGACATATAAACACTCGAAAAAAGCGGCGCTGTACCAGCAGGTATATATATACCAACATTTTCTATAGGGCTGACCTGCTCGCCTAAAACAACACCATCGCTATTTCGTATCTTCCAGGATTTTTTAATCTGTTTCTTGTAGAATCTATTAACGTTCTCAATGACTACCTTGAGGGTAGAAATAAAATCAGGACTGATATTCTGATAGGCACCGCTTATTTCTCTTTCTGAAACACGCAATTGCTTAACTGTAAGCTTAACCTTATCAAACTTGCGCGTATATCTAATAAGCGCCTCATCGCCAAATAGACGCACGTCATTTAGAATCTTACTGACACATTCACGTATACGTTTCCTGTCGATAAAATTGCGGTTATAAATTTTTTCCAAATCTTTGCTATTGGCTTTAAGAATTTTCATTTTTTAATCTTGTCCTTATTAATTTTTAAAATCTCTGGTATCTCTCCTATAAGCTGTTGAATTTTATCGCTATCACAGGAGCCCTGCGCAAGTTTAGATCTTCCGCCTCCACTTGCAAGCGCGCCCATCTGGCTAATCCTTGCTATCAAAACATGAAGTACGCCCACATCAGAGCCTTTATCAGCAGCCTGATATCCAGCCTTTACTAAATCATCCGTCATTTTTACAACAAAAATTCCTTTTTTTTCTAAAATCGACCCTAAAACTATAATTAACCCCTGAGCCTTCTCTTCAAGAAAATCCGTCAATCTGCGTAATTGGTCACGATCACAATCTTTTAAAAAGATAGAGATGCATTTAACTCCTTCTTCAATCTCTCCTGCCTGCTCTAAAAATGAAGAGATTTCTTCTTTAAATGTCTTTTCTTTGACCTCAACTGAATGATGCCGCAATTCCTTTTCTCTGGATTCTTTTTCTTTCCTTAGGCGTTCTTCGCTCTCTTTTTTCTTCTTTTGTGCTTGGAAATCTCTTGCATATTTCTCAGTGCAAGCCTGGATTCTTCTAATCCCGCTTGCAATAGATGATTCCTTCATTATTTTAAAAAAACCAATTTGACCGGTTGATTCTAAATGTGAACCGCCACATAATTCCTTTGAATAATCACCGATTGAGACTACCCTCACAGAATCTTCATAGCGATCGCCAAAGAATGCCAAAGCACCTCTGGCCTTTGCACTTTCTAAAGAGGTAATCTCTTTATTTAATTTATCATTTAAGACTATAAAGCTATTAACTAAATCTTCAATTTTTCCTAACTCTTCATTTTTGATTGCCCTCGGATGTGTAAAATCAAAACGAAGATAGGAGTCAGTTACCAGGGAACCTTGCTGGCGTACATGCGGACCTAAAATCTTGCGCAACGCTGCCTGTAATAAATGCGTTGCTGTGTGATTTCTCATTATAGCCAATCTACGCTCATAATCTATAGAGGCACGCACCTCATCATTTATCGCAATCTCTCCTTTTAGAATTTTACCTTTATGTACTATTGCCCCTTCAATTGCCAAGGTATTAATTATCTCAATTTTCGTTTTTTCGTTTTCTAAAAAACCTGTATCACCCACCTGACCACCACTCTCAGCATAAAAGGGTGTCTTATCCAAGATTATTTCAACAAAACTAAGACTTTTGGCCTTACCAATGTGAGACTTTTTCTTACCTTCCTCTTTAAATATAGCTATGACTTTTGCGGAAATGGTTTTGGCATCTACAAATTCAATGTCTGAGCGCTTAAAATCATATAATTTTTCAAAAATCGAGCTTGAAAGCTTCGACGCACCCCGGGAACGCTTACGC
Protein-coding sequences here:
- the hisD gene encoding histidinol dehydrogenase, giving the protein MKILKANSKDLEKIYNRNFIDRKRIRECVSKILNDVRLFGDEALIRYTRKFDKVKLTVKQLRVSEREISGAYQNISPDFISTLKVVIENVNRFYKKQIKKSWKIRNSDGVVLGEQVSPIENVGIYIPAGTAPLFSSVYMSVLPAKLAGVKRIALVTPPNNLGFVDPHILVVADLLKVNEIYKVGGAQAIAALTFGTKTIPRVDKIVGPGNRYVTEAKKQVFGICDIDMLAGPTELLIIANRYSNFEFVKADLLAQGEHAEGLAILITNSKRLARQLKAEVQSGYIIITKNLEQAVEIANKVAPEHLEILTNNPRRLLKKIKNAGAVFLGPYSPVAVGDYVAGPSHVLPTGGSARFFSGLGLYDFLKSTHVIWYSKKALEKVKEPLEKIGSAEGLLKHIESVKVRFK
- the alaS gene encoding alanine--tRNA ligase; amino-acid sequence: MDADTLRGKFLDFFQRHAHKIMPSDSLVPTSDPSVLFTSAGMNQFKNQFLGIDVKSGRVATCQKCLRTGDLERVGKTSGHHTFFEMLGNFSFGDYFKKEAIQLAWEFLTQELKIDKSRLWVSVYTEDDESFSIWLEDIGINKERILKFQDKENFWPSEARIKGPNGPCGPCSEIFFDLGTKVGCGNKSCSPACDCGRFVEVWNLVFTQFERKADAQLYPLPQKNIDTGMGLERLCAVMQNVETNYETDLFTPIIGEILTLVSEDIHLDELKKKFRVRAIADHLRAVCFGIADGIYPSNEERGYVIRSLIRRASAFGRELGIESAFLYKLVDSLVRKMQKAYSDLGAQRENIASIIQAEEERFIDTLKTRVPEFIEAVKELRDKSVSEVPAETLFKFYDTFGLPWDLMEKEAERFQIRCDKKKFSKLLDKQRKRSRGASKLSSSIFEKLYDFKRSDIEFVDAKTISAKVIAIFKEEGKKKSHIGKAKSLSFVEIILDKTPFYAESGGQVGDTGFLENEKTKIEIINTLAIEGAIVHKGKILKGEIAINDEVRASIDYERRLAIMRNHTATHLLQAALRKILGPHVRQQGSLVTDSYLRFDFTHPRAIKNEELGKIEDLVNSFIVLNDKLNKEITSLESAKARGALAFFGDRYEDSVRVVSIGDYSKELCGGSHLESTGQIGFFKIMKESSIASGIRRIQACTEKYARDFQAQKKKKESEERLRKEKESREKELRHHSVEVKEKTFKEEISSFLEQAGEIEEGVKCISIFLKDCDRDQLRRLTDFLEEKAQGLIIVLGSILEKKGIFVVKMTDDLVKAGYQAADKGSDVGVLHVLIARISQMGALASGGGRSKLAQGSCDSDKIQQLIGEIPEILKINKDKIKK